One part of the Novipirellula aureliae genome encodes these proteins:
- a CDS encoding FAD-dependent oxidoreductase, with amino-acid sequence MTDKYSEILQSNNRRSFLRVIGGIGFTSVLAPGYAMPKSREYSSGILVEANAFKNLGGWKLDTQHYQQMGGCYLLAHGMGVPVANASTDVTINEPGTWHVWVRTRDWCPGDWESPGRFKVHVDGRPLEPTFGTHSKSWSWQSGGSVEIANAGSITIRLEDLTGFDGRCDAIFLSKVADPSLPNDDLVDLAYWKDELSGRMKTKIKEDSFDVVIVGGGMSGCAAALAARSRGLKVALIQDRPIFGGNASEEIRVHTLGLHGPSSDILKGIDTEHYPNGDALAIKDQSKRERTMAASGVDLFAGYIACGLSKEDDRIESVEARSIQTGMIRRFSAPVFIDATGDGWLGYWAGADYREGREAYSEFDEEWPKHGDLWSPGKADKRVMGTSVLWNAERTDQRQEFPEVPWAMPVAKDHVATAGEWYWEYSDNHLDQVKDAEQIRDHVLRAIYGSFSNAKRHPKHVTWKLKWVSYVGGKRESRRLMGDYIYTMKDASERRQFADAVVVEKRSIDSHYQRKLTGSPVDFLSEALFYNPGGNYFVPFRCLYSRDIANLMMAGRCFSCSHIGLAGPRVMNTCAQMGVATGFAASLCKEHGATPREIGADHIAELRALIGFGNSST; translated from the coding sequence GTGACAGACAAGTACAGCGAAATCCTTCAATCGAACAATCGCCGAAGCTTCCTACGTGTCATTGGAGGGATCGGCTTTACCTCCGTTTTGGCTCCTGGTTATGCCATGCCGAAAAGCCGAGAGTACTCATCGGGAATTCTAGTAGAAGCAAATGCGTTCAAAAATCTTGGCGGCTGGAAACTTGACACTCAGCATTACCAACAAATGGGCGGCTGTTATTTGTTGGCCCACGGAATGGGCGTTCCGGTCGCCAATGCGTCGACCGATGTCACAATCAATGAGCCGGGAACTTGGCATGTGTGGGTGAGGACGAGGGATTGGTGTCCTGGCGATTGGGAATCGCCGGGTCGATTCAAAGTGCATGTTGACGGTCGGCCGCTGGAACCGACTTTCGGAACGCACAGCAAGTCTTGGTCATGGCAATCTGGTGGTTCTGTCGAGATTGCAAATGCCGGTAGTATCACGATTCGTTTGGAAGATTTAACTGGATTCGATGGCAGGTGTGACGCGATATTCTTATCAAAAGTGGCTGATCCCTCGCTCCCCAATGATGATCTCGTCGATTTGGCTTACTGGAAAGACGAACTGTCAGGTCGAATGAAGACGAAGATCAAGGAAGACTCGTTTGACGTCGTTATCGTCGGGGGCGGCATGTCGGGTTGCGCAGCGGCGTTGGCAGCGAGGTCTCGTGGATTGAAGGTCGCTTTAATTCAAGACCGTCCCATTTTTGGAGGGAACGCCAGCGAAGAAATTCGCGTGCATACCTTGGGTCTTCACGGCCCCAGTTCGGACATTTTGAAAGGGATCGACACCGAGCATTATCCAAACGGAGATGCGTTGGCGATCAAAGATCAGAGCAAGCGAGAGCGTACGATGGCCGCATCGGGCGTCGACTTGTTTGCCGGCTACATCGCTTGCGGGTTATCGAAAGAGGACGATCGAATTGAAAGTGTCGAAGCCAGAAGCATTCAAACGGGTATGATCCGGCGTTTCTCAGCTCCGGTTTTTATCGATGCGACGGGCGATGGTTGGTTGGGCTATTGGGCAGGAGCCGATTATCGCGAAGGTCGCGAAGCGTACTCGGAGTTTGATGAAGAGTGGCCTAAACATGGTGATCTTTGGAGTCCTGGTAAGGCTGACAAACGGGTGATGGGCACCTCCGTTCTTTGGAACGCAGAGCGAACGGATCAGCGTCAAGAGTTTCCCGAAGTTCCTTGGGCGATGCCGGTTGCCAAAGACCATGTGGCGACCGCAGGCGAGTGGTATTGGGAATATTCAGACAATCATCTCGATCAAGTTAAGGATGCCGAACAAATTCGCGATCATGTGCTGCGGGCCATTTACGGTTCCTTTTCCAACGCAAAGAGGCACCCCAAGCATGTCACTTGGAAATTGAAGTGGGTTTCTTACGTTGGAGGCAAAAGAGAATCGCGGCGGTTGATGGGTGATTACATCTACACGATGAAAGACGCTAGCGAACGCCGGCAATTTGCGGATGCTGTCGTCGTTGAAAAACGATCGATCGATAGTCACTATCAACGTAAATTAACGGGATCACCGGTCGACTTTCTATCGGAAGCATTGTTCTACAATCCAGGTGGAAATTACTTCGTTCCGTTTCGTTGCCTCTATTCCAGGGATATTGCGAACCTGATGATGGCGGGGCGATGTTTTAGCTGCTCTCACATCGGTTTGGCTGGCCCACGTGTCATGAACACTTGCGCTCAAATGGGGGTTGCCACTGGCTTCGCCGCCAGTTTATGCAAGGAACACGGTGCGACGCCGCGAGAAATCGGAGCCGATCATATCGCCGAACTGCGAGCCTTGATAGGTTTTGGAAATTCATCTACCTGA